TTATAGGTTTCTTGATATACTCCACGAAGCTCCTCTCTTCGGTCACCGAGAATCTAGAAGTCTTGTTGGAAGCTGCGTTTACCTACTCATACTGGCAAGTGCTTTCGAACTGATGGATGGATACATATCCTTTTTTGAGAGATGATAAGAAACATGCATGCCTAACTATTTGTTACTATTATTATGTAGGCAGCTTATGCTGTTTTAGCAGCAGGAGCACCGTTGATACTCCAGCCTGTACAGTCTCTTATCCCATCTCTGCTTTGCAGCTCCAATGTTGCTCTTTTGATGTTGACAGGTAATCCTCAACCACACTATGTAGAATCAATTTTGGTATACTAGTACTGCCTAGgaaatttgttatttgttaatACATCATTGTATTGGGTTCTGCAACAGGTATGTTTCAGCAATATTTTGTCAACCAGGTCCAGAAAATACGCTTGCAGgtaacattttttctttctaacGGAGTTGATAACTgctcatttttttatttcttttgctaGCGATGTAGACATAGGTCGGTATTCTCTAGTGTTGCTGTAGTTATTTCATCTGGTGACCTTCTGAGTGAACTTGCTATTACAGGGTTATTACAGTTTCAGCCAGAAATTGAAACATGTAGTTCGTCTGCCGTTTGCCATCATGGCATATGGTAATTTTAATGCTACTTTTGCACTCATATTAAATATATCTATTTCTAAACTGACTCCGTTTTGTTCTAGGAACTGCATCTATGCTGCTTTTCATGGTTTGGAGACCATATGTCAGCGTTCTTCCCATTTTAACTGTGCAGAGGTCTGCACCTTTCTTTTTTACATACATTAGCTTTTGTTTTGGCAAGGTACAAAACGCTTACGATTGCTTTGTTGTTTCAGGTTTATCATGTCTGTTGAAGCAATTTCGGCTGCTTCGTTTATGATTGTATTTGTTGGTAAGCTTACGGTCTAGAAAAccattttcatacttttggcatGCATTCAGCATTACTTTAGTACCTCAACTAGAGCAATATACTGCCAAATCTATTCAGCTATTAggctttatgtttttttgtcttCATTTTTCCTTACCATGATTGCCAAGTGCGAATATAAATCAGTTTGTGTTTGTCATGTGTCTGGTCCATAGTGATTAACTGAAATAAATCCATTGCATGTGTACTCTCTTGCGATCATATGCATGGTAAATCACCATAGAGTGTCTTTATATGTACGCTGCCTATGGTTTGTGGTTGAACATCAAGATTCAGGAGATAATTGGAGTTCCTTTGAAAATATCTGTTCTGGGTTCCAGTATCAGAACTTTTCTTTGTTCGCATAGAGCATTCTTTTGGCATCTTTTGTTACATTATTCTGCTAGTTGCTTTTCCGTACTAATAGATTCTATAGCTAGTTTATTATGCAGCTCTTccttatatgtttttaataatggtaGGTTATGTTCGCCAGTATAACTCTGTGAACTCTCAGCCCGATGTGttaaattcattatattctCCTCTTCAACCAGCTGCTTTGGAAGGATTGAGGTATTTATTTCACAATCACACTGGAACTTTACTCCTTGTTTTCATGAAAATTTCGCTCAAGTTTTACTTAGTTTTGTTTTGCTTGAAAAAACAGATACCATGAAGCCGGTCGACTTTCTGACCAGCAGATGGCACTACTGCAATACCAGCGCGAGAATCTCCATTATCTCAGTGAAGAGGTGAGAGATTACATGAATCGTTTTTCATGCATACTTTAAATTTCTGAATCTTGATGCTCTCCATAATTCATCATCTACCCGAATTTTCTGAATAATCCCATGTTTTTTGCTAGAATGAGTTTctgaccttttttttttgtgtatgcATTCAGATTCTACGTTTGCAGGAGTCGTTAAGCAAATATGAAGAGTCCAATGGTACTAGCACGCCCCAGGTTTGAACTTGCTCCGTTGCAAACTGACGAATTGTTTTCTACTCTTCTGTGTTTTTAGTTTTGcaattaacatatgttaaactTTCAGGTTGATCTAGCACACCTTGTGGCGACGCGTGATCAAGAATTGCGGACACTTTCTGCTGAGGTAAACCTCCCTTAACAAGATGAGACACTTGCAAAGTCACATCACTTGGTTAATTTTTCTTACAAACTTGGTGGAAGATAGTTTCAAGGCtaaaacacttttttttatCTAGCGTATTTGAACGAGGGAGGACGCTAAATGAAACCGGTATGTTTTGTAGGTGGATCAACTCCATTCTGAACTAAACCTCGCTCGATCTCTGATCTCtgatagagatagagagatacAGCACGTCCGAAGTACCAACAATCAGGTatcaatctaatctattaaCATAAGAATTTATGagaacaaaacatattttcCTCGAGGAATCGCCATCACAGATGTTTTTCCATGAAAATCTTTTCAGACTTGCAAGAAGTACACATTTCTGGaagttttttaatttgtttcgaCAAGAATTgctcaaaagaaaaattcatttgtctttttttgtttgttttgtgttttgtcACAACTCGTGAAACAGTACGTAGCAGAGAATGAGAGGTTAAGAGCTATTCTGGGAGAGTGGAGTATGCGTGCTGCTAAGGTACAGTACTCTCTCTATCTTTAGTTGTAAATGTTGTAGGAATGCATTATGCATATGATTGTGAGAGTCTATGTCAAGT
This genomic stretch from Raphanus sativus cultivar WK10039 chromosome 3, ASM80110v3, whole genome shotgun sequence harbors:
- the LOC108846166 gene encoding protein FIP1, with the protein product MTNHRRAPSFNPTTEEDNAMFLDILHEAPLFGHRESRSLVGSCVYLLILATYAVLAAGAPLILQPVQSLIPSLLCSSNVALLMLTGMFQQYFVNQVQKIRLQGYYSFSQKLKHVVRLPFAIMAYGTASMLLFMVWRPYVSVLPILTVQRFIMSVEAISAASFMIVFVGYVRQYNSVNSQPDVLNSLYSPLQPAALEGLRYHEAGRLSDQQMALLQYQRENLHYLSEEILRLQESLSKYEESNGTSTPQVDLAHLVATRDQELRTLSAEVDQLHSELNLARSLISDRDREIQHVRSTNNQYVAENERLRAILGEWSMRAAKLERALEVERITNVELRKKVSTLREQRQMQ